DNA from Halorarum salinum:
AGGGGCTCGCCCTCCGGTGGGGCCGGGACACGGACCACGAACTGCTCGTCGGCTCGCGCGACCCGGAGAAGGCGCGGGACGCCGCCGAGTCGTACGCGGCGGCCGTCGCGGACGCCGGCGGCGAGGCCGACCTGAAGGGGTTCGCGAACGGGATGGCCGCCGACCGCGCGGACGTGGTCGTGCTCTCGGTCCCGCCGTACCACGTCGCAGACACCGTCGAGTCTGTCGCGGACGTGCTGGACGGGGAGGACGTGGTCGTCACCCCCGCCGCGGGGATGAAGCGCGACGACGACGGCTTCCACTACCACCCGCCGAGCGCCGGGAGCGTGACGGCGCTGGTCCGCGAGGCGGTTCCGGACCCGATCCCGGTCGTCGGCGCGTTCCACAACCTCGCGGCCGGTCGGCTGGCGGACCTGGACGCCGACCTCGGCGTCGACACGCTCGTCCTCGGCGACGACGCGGACGCGAAGGGGACGGTGTCGCGGCTGGCCGAGGAGATCGACGGGCTCCGGGCGCTGGACGCCGGCGGGCTGGCGAACGCCGCGGAGGTCGAGTCGGTGACGCCGCTGCTGGTGAACGTGGCGACGAACAACGAGGGGATGCACGACCTCGGCGTACGGTTTCTGTGAGTAGTGGCTAGTTTCGGTGTGGACAGCGGTTCGTAAACTACTGCCTCGAAAGCCCTCGGCCGGCCCCTTTCAGTCCCGCCCCGTGGGACGGTCGGGTGAGCGTCGTGGTGTGTCCCCAGGCCTCCCCGGCGGGCGCGGCGTCGCTCCCTCCGGTCGCTCGCGGGGCGCCCGCCGCATCCTTCCGACCGTCGATCGGCAAACGATTCGGTGGACTACCGGCGACGGACGTACTTGGTAGTCGAGCCAACGACGCTCGGCCGGGAGGCCGGCAGGGTGGGAATGGAAGGGGCCGCGGCGCTCGGGGAAGCACGGCACCGCAAGCACCGCAGCGAGCGAAGCGAGCGAGGAGCGCAGCGTGTGGCGCGCGACCCGAGCGCCGCGGGGGCTTCCGTGGTCATGTCGTCGTTGGCAGCCACCACGACTCCCGAAACACGGACCGATCGAATAGGAATCCTACTCAGTGATCAGCGACCTCCACCACCTGCTTCCCGACGTTCTCGCCCTCGAACAGCCCCAGGAACGCGTCGGGCGCGTTCTCCAGCCCCTCGGTCACCGTCTCCCGGTACTGCAGTTCGCCGCCCGCCACCAGTTCCCCGAGGCGCTCGGTCGCCGCCCCGAACCGTGGCGCGAAGTCGCCGACGAGGAACCCCTCGACGCGGGCCCTCGTCTCGACGAGTTTCCCGAGTTTCCGCGGGCCTGTCGGAACCTCCTCCTCGTTGTAGAGGGCGATCTGTCCGCAGATCCCGACCCGCGCGTCGACGTTCAGGCGCTGGAACACGGCGTCCGTCACCGGGCCGCCGACGTTGTCGTAGTAGGCGTCGACGCCGTCGGTCAGTTCGTCCAGCCGCTCGCCGACGTCCTCCGACTCGTAGTTGACGCCGGCCGTCAACCCCAGCTCCCCGGTGAGCCAGTCGACCTTCTCGTCGCTGCCGGCGACGCCGACAACGTCCGCGCCCTGCAACTCGCCGAGCTGCCCCGCCACGGAGCCGACCGCGCCCGCGGCGCCCGAGACGACCATCACGTCGCCGGCCCGCGGCTCGACGACCTCGCGGACGCCGAAGTAGGCGGTCCGGCCGGGCATCCCGAGCACGCCCAGCGCGGTCGAGACCGGGAGTTCGCCCGTGTCGACCGGCGTGAGCTCGGAGCCGTCCGCGGCGGCGTACTCGGCCCACGGGAGGTTCCCGACGACCGTCTCGCCCGGCTCGAACCCCGCCCCGTTCGACTCGACGACCTCGGCGACCGCGCCGCCGTACAGCGGCCCGCCGACGTCCCACGGCTCGGCGTACGACTCCCCGGCGCGCATCCGGCCGCGCATGTACGGGTCCACGGAGAGGTACAGCAGGCGGACGAGCGCCTGCCCCGGTCCCGGCTCCGGCCGCTCCGCCTCCCGAAGGTCGAACGTGTCGGCGTCGGGCGTCCCCTCGGGTCGCTTCGCCAGGTGGTACCGACGGTTGTCGGCCATGGGCGGGAGGACGGGTCCCGCGCCCAAAGTCCCCGCGGCCGACGAACCCGAACGGCAGGTCGCCCCGGCGGTGGGACGGCCCGACGACCGGGTGAGACGGGCGTCCGAGCGCCGGAGCGACGGGGCGGCAGGGCGCTTATCACCCCCGCAGGACTACTGCGGGGCATGAGCGGACTCGCACTCGACTCCACCCAGCTCGACCGCTACTCGCGGCACATCATCCTCGACGAGGTGGGCCCCGAGGGGCAGTCGGCGCTGCTCGACGGCTCCGTGCTGGTCGTCGGCGCGGGCGGACTGGGCTCGCCGGCCATCCAGTACCTCGCGGCCGCGGGCGTCGGCCAGTTGGCAATCGCCGACGACGACGTCGTCGAGCGGTCGAACCTGCAGCGCCAGATCGTCCACGCCGACGCCGACGTGGGCCGACCGAAGGCGGAGTCGGCCGCCGAGTACGTCCGGGATCTCAACCCCGACGTCGAGGTGACGACCCACGAGACGCGGGTCGACCCGGACAACGCCGTCGACCTGGTCGCCGACCACGACGTCGTCCTCGACGCCTCCGACAACTTCCGGACGCGCTACCTCCTCAACGACGTGGCGCGGCTCGCGGACGTCCCGGTCGCCCACGGCGCGATCTACAAGTTCGAGGGGCAGGTCACGACGCTCGTCCCGGACGGCCCGTGCTATCGGTGTCTGTTCCCCGAGGCACCCGAACCCGGCGAGGTGCCCGACTGTGCCACGACTGGCGTGCTCGGCGTGCTCCCGGGGACCGTCGGCTGCCTCCAGGCGACCGAGGCCGTGAAGCTCCTCCTCCGGGGTGAGGGTCTCCTCGTGGACGGCGAACTGCTGCAGGGGCGCCTGCTGTTCTACGACGCGATGGCGATGAGCTTCGAGACGGTGCCGTACCGGCGGAACCCCGACTGTCCGGTGTGCGGGGACGACCCCATCGACACCATCGAGGGCGTCGAGTACGCCGGCGGCTGCGGCATCGGGGGCGAGGCGTGAACGTCGTCGACCTGCTCAACCGGATGCCGTACACGGACCTGCTCGGCGTCGACGTGGTCGAGGCGGCCGAGGGCGCGGCGGTCGCCGAACTTCCGCTCCGGGAGGAGCACTCCTCGGTCCCCGGCCGGACCGTCGCCCACGGCGGCGTGACCTACGCGCTCGCGGACACCGTCGGCGGGGCCGCGGTCATCTCGCTCCACCGCAAACCGACCCCGACCGTGGACATGCGGATGGACTACCTGGCGCCGGCCACGGCCGACCTCCGCGCGGAGGCCGAGGTCGTCCGCGACGGGGGGTCGGTCGCCACCGCGAGGGTCCGGATCGAGGACGTCGAGGGAACCCACGTCGCGGACGCCCGCGGGACGTTCAAGACCGGCGGCGGCGGGGACGGCGGCGCGTGGGGATCCGCCGACCCCGAAGACGCCGTGTGAGACGTTCTCAGGGACTGTACCCCCTGAATTACGCCGCGCACGTCCGCCAAGGCTTTTTAAGCTTGGGGCACCTAACTCGGAGTGAAGTAAACGTCCGGGCGCGAACCGTCCCGGGTCGTCTTCCCCCCTCCAATGAGCAACGCAAAACAGTTCCGACAGAACCGGCGAGAGCACCGAGCGGACGAACACGAGGTGAACGCGGACGAGCGGGAGTCGGCCGGCGAGCGGGAGTCGGCCGACGAGCGGCAGGTCTGTCCCGAGTGTGGCGGCACCCTGGCGTCCGACGAGCGCCGCGGCGAGACGGTGTGTCGCGACTGCGGGCTCGTCGTCGACACCGACGAGATCGACCGCGGGCCCGAGTGGCGCGCGTTCGACGCCGCCGAGAAGGACGAGAAGAGCCGCGTCGGCGCCCCCACGACCAACATGATGCACGACAAGGGGCTCTCGACGAACATCGGCTGGCAGGACAAGGACGCCTACGGCAACCAGCTCTCGGGCAACCAGCGGCGCCGGATGTCGCGGCTCCGCACCTGGAACGAGCGGTTCCGCACCTCCGACCACCAGGAGCGGAACCTGAAGCAGGCGCTCGGCGAGATCGAGCGGATGGCCAGCGCGCTCGGCCTCCCGGAGAGCGTCCGCGAGACCGCCTCGGTCATCTACCGGCAGGCGCTGGAGAAGGACATGCTGCCGGGCCGGTCCATCGAGGGCATCTCCACCGCCAGCCTCCACGCGGCCGCGCGGATGGCGAACGTCCCGCGCTCGATCGACGAGGTCGCGCGGGTCTCCCGCGTCGACGAGGAGACGTTCGAGCGGGCGTACCGCTACGTCGTCCGCGAACTGAGCCTCGAGATCGAGCCGGCCGACCCGGCCGAGTACCTCCCGCGGTTCGCCTCCGAACTCGGCGTCAGCGACGAGGCCGAGCGGCAGGCGCGCGAACTGCTGGAGACCGCGAAGGAGGCGAACGTCCACTCGGGCAAGTCGCCCGTGGGGCTCGCCGCGGCGGCCATCTACGCCGCCGGCATCCTCACGAACGAGAAGCTCACCCAGAGCGAGGTCAGCGAGGTGACCGACATGAGCGAGGTCACCATCCGGAACCGGTACCAGGAGCTGCTGGCCGCCCGCGAGGACGCGGTGGGGTTCGGCGCCGGGCGCGCCACGGCGTAAGGCGCGAGCCGCCTTCCGGCGGTTTCCGCCGGGAATCCGGCGTTCGCCGATTCCTCCCGAAAGATAACGCTTTTCGGCAGCCACTAGGAACCGAAGGGTATGTCCGACGAACTCAAGCGCGGACTGGAAGGGGTGGTCGTCGCCGAATCCGGTCTGAGCCACATCGACGGGGACGCGGGGAAACTCGTCTACAGGGGGTACGCCATCGAGGACCTCGCGGAACACGCGTCCTACGAGGAGACGCTCTACCTGCTCTGGCACGGGGAGCTCCCAACCGAGTCCGAACTCGCCGACTTCTCCGGGGAGACGTCGGCCGAACGGGCCCTGTCGGACGACGCGATGGAGACGGTCCGGCGGCTGGCCGAGGCCGACGAGGAGCCGATGGCCGCGCTCCGGACGATCACCTCCTCATTCTCGGCTCACGACCCCGACACCGACGAGGACCCGACCGACCACGACGCGAACGTCAGGAAGGGCCGGCGCATCACCGCCAAGATGCCGACCGCCCTCGCCGCGTACGCGCGGATCCGCAACGGCGACGAGCCCGTCGTACCACGCGAGGACCTCGACCACGCCGCCAACTTCCTCTACATGCTGAACGACGAGGAGCCCGACGACGTGTTCGCGGACGTCTTCGACCAGGCGCTCGTGCTCCACGCCGACCACGGGCTCAACGCGTCGACGTTCTCCGCGATGGTCACCGCCTCGACGCTCGCCGACCTCCATTCGGCGGTCACCTCGGCGGTCGGCACCCTCTCCGGGAGCCTCCACGGCGGCGCCAACGCCAACGTGATGCGGATGCTGGAGGAGGTCGACGAGTCCGACTCCGACCCCGTCGAGTGGGTCGAGCGGGCGCTCGAGGAGGGCCGCCGCGTCGCCGGCTTCGGCCACCGCGTCTACGAGGTGAAGGACCCCCGCGCGAACATCCTCGGCGAGCGCTCGGAGGAGCTGGGCGAGGCCGCCGGCGACACGAGGTGGTACGAGATGTCGGTCGCGATCGAGGAGTACATGGCCGAGGAGAAGGGCATCGCGCCCAACGTCGACTTCTACTCCGCCTCGACGTACTACCAGATGGGCATCCCCGTGGACATCTACACGCCCATCTTCGCGGTCAGCCGCGTCGGCGGCTGGATCGCACACGTGCTGGAGCAGTACGAGGACAACCGGCTCATCCGGCCCCGCGCGCGCTACGTCGGCGAGCGGGACGCCGAGTGGGTCCCCATCGAGGAGCGGTAGGCCGGAGCCGCGCGGTCGGCCGCTCGCGTCGCGTTCGCGTGGCCGGTAAGGAGTTCCTACCGCCCGACTCGGCGGGGTGGCGGCGCCACGACCGCCGACGAGGTTATCCGTTTCGCGGCCCAACGACGGGTATGGGGTTCACAATCAGTCCCGAGCAGCGCAGCCAGTACGCCGACCGAATGCGTGAGGGCGGCTCGAAGGCGCGGGTGAGGGCCCGCGAGACGGCCGCCGAGCGGCGCGAGACGCTTCGACGGGAGCTGGGCGACCGTCTGTTCGACGCCCTCGAGGAGAACTTCCCCGAGGAGTACGCCGCCCGCCGGCGCCGCGACGCCGCCAAGGCGTTCGGCGCGGGGGTCGCCGTCGGCCTCGTCGGCCGCGAACTCCTCCGGCGTCGCTGAGGCGGCCCCGCGGTTCGACCCGACCCGTCGACGGCGTCGACGTTTTTCGGAGCCGATCAGTCCGTCGAGCGGCCGCTCCCGCGCTCGGCCATCATCCCGGCCGCCCGTTCGGCCCACCCCGAGTAGCGGAAGCCGACGAGGACGACCAGCGCCATCCAGACGTACTGGAGGCCGACGCCCCAGTAGGCGCCGGTCGCCCCGTGGCCGAGGACGACCCCCGCGACGTACGTGAAGCCGAGCAGGAAGCCGAACACGCCCGTCAGCCGCGCGACCAGCGGGACCCGCGTCTCGCTCGCGCCCTGGAGCGCCCCCGAGAGCACCGAGAAGGAGACGAGGAACGCCCCCGAGAGCCCGTACACGCGCGCGAACGTCACCGCGTACGGGACCGCGCCCGACTCGTCGGTGAACACGTCGACGAACGCCGGCGCGGCGACGACCAGTCCGAGCCCGATGACGCCGACGGTCGCCAGCCCGAGCGCCGTCACCGCGTAGCCGTAGAACCGGGCCGCCTCGTCGTCGCCGTCGCCAAGCGCCTGCCCGACGACGACCGAGGCGGCGACGTTGTACCCACGCGAGAGCGGCCCGGTCACCTGCTGGTACATCCGCCGGCCGATCTGGAAGCCGGCGTTCACGTTCGTGCCGAAGCCGAGGAGGATGCCGTTGAACGGGAACTCCGCGAGCGTGGCCCCGAACCCCTCGACGATCCGCGGCGTCGACACCCGGACGAGCTGCCGGGCGATGACCGGGTCGCGCGGGCGGACGAGGCTCGCGTCCGACCAGTCGGTGACCATCGCGGCGACGAGCGCGACCGCCGTGAGGACGTTCGCGGCGGCGGTGGCGACGCCGACGCCGACGATGCCGAGCCGGGGAATCCCGAGCGGTGCGAACCCGAGCCCGAGCGCCAGCGACCCGGAGATGTTGAGCCCGTTGGCGACGACGTTGACGTACATCGGCGTCCGGGTGTCGCCGGTGCCCTGGAGCGAGCGCGCGCCGATCAGCGCGACGTGGCGGGCCGGCGCGGTGGCGAAGACGATGGCGAGGTACTGTCCGCCGAGTCGGACGCTCTCCGGGGCCGCCCCGAGGACGGCGATCATGGGGCCGCCGAGGAACAGGCCGGCGAGGACGAACGGGAGGCCCGCGAGCGCGCCCACGAGCACCGCCTGCGTGACATCCTCGTCCCGGTTCGCGGTCGCGGACGCGCCGGTGTCCTGGCTGGAGAGCGCGATGGCGCCGCCGCCGAGGCCGAGGCCGATGCGGAGCGGGAAGCGGGCGTACAGGTCCGCGAGGCCGATGGCCACGACCGCCGCGGGGGAGAACTGCGCGGTGACGACGACGTCGGTCGTCCGCATCGCCGTCCGGAACGTCTGCTCGGCCATGACCGGCCAGGCCAGCGAGAGCACTCGCCTCCAGACCCCGACCAGTCGGCCGCCGTCCATACCCCACGCTCAGCCGGTCCGGGTTTCACGGTACCGGAAGCGGAACCGCGAGCGGTCGGCGCGGCTGCCGAAAAGCCGCAAGCGATCGGGGTGACTGTCGAAAAGCCGCGAACGGTCGGCGCGGGTACTGAAATCGAGTACAGGATACAGTGATGGGACCCGGGCGCGTCCTCACGAACGGATGTCAGGCGACCAGGACGCCCCCGGCGGGATGGACCCCGACAGGTACCTCGAGCGCATCGGCGTCGATCCGGACGCCGTCGAAACCCCGGACCTCGAGACGCTCGCGCGACTCCAGCGCGCACACGTGACGGCGGTCGCGTTCGAGAACCTCGACGTCGTCGGGGACCCGTACGGCGACCGGGAGGGGTCGGGCGTGGTCCTCTCGGTGCCGGACCTCTACGCGAAGGTCGTCGAGCGGGGCCGGGGCGGGTTCTGCTTCGAACTCAACGGCCTGTTCCACTGGCTGCTCGCGGAGCTCGGCTACGACGTGGACCGGGTGGCCGCGCGGGTGACCAGCGACGGGGACGCCACCCCGCCCGCGAACCACCACGCGAACGTCGTCCAGTTCGACCGCCGGTACGTGACCGACGTGGGGATGGGGACCCCGACGATGCGGCGGCCGCTCCCGCTCGACGGCGGGTCGCGCGCCGACGGGGCCGGCGTCGAGTGGCGCGTCGCCGAGAGCGACCGGCCCGACGAGACGTACCGGACCGAGTACCGCACGCCGGGGGAGTCGGAGTGGTCGACGCGCTACGTGTTCAGCGACGTGCCGCGGGAGCTGAGCTACTTCGAGGCGACCTGCGACTACCTGGCGAGCGCCCCCGAGTCGACGTTCACGGGCGACCCGATCGTCACCGTCGCCACCGACGAGGGGCACCTCCGGCTGTCGCGGGACACGCTGACCGAGATCGTCGGGGGCGACGGGCGCGAGCGGACCGTGACCGGCGAGGAGTGGCACGAGGTGCTGGCTTCGAAGTTCGGCCTGCGCTACGACCGCGCGTAGCCCGAACGGCCGCGCCGGCCCGGCGAAAGCGCCTTCCCCGGCGGGCGGCACGGTCGCACATGGACGTGTTCGTGTACGGCACGCTGACGAACCCCGATCGCGTCCGGACGGTCGTCGACTCGTTCGTGTTCGTCGGCCCGGCCGTGCTGGAGGGGCTCCGCGTCGTCGACGGCGAGTGTCCGACGCTGGCGCCGCCGGCCGACGGCGGCGGGAGTGGATCGAGCGACGGCGGATCGAACGTCGACGCATCGAACGCCGACGCGTCGGGCGGCGGGATGGCGGGTCCGGACGTCGCGGGGCGCCTGCTCCGGACGAACGAGGTGGACGCGCTTGACGCCTACGAGGGGGTCGAGGACGGGCTGTACGTCCGGGTGTCCGTCCCCGTCGTCGACGAGACGGCCGGCAGCCGGACGACCGGACACGAAGCGGGCGCGAGCAGGTCGGATGGAGCGGCCGAGGGCGCGGGGGAGGCGGCGGTGTACGTCGGCGATCCGGACCGACTCGGCGCGCCGGCGGCGTGGCCCGGCGACGGACCCCTCCGCGAGCGGGTCGAACGCGTCCTCCGCGAGCGTCCGGTCGAGGTCCGAATTCCACCGACAGGTTGAAGCGAGCGACGGACGGCGGACGGGCGTCATACGGACCGAACTTCCCGCCGCCGTGCTGCGGTTTCACTTCCGGTTCGCGTGACTCACCTTTTTATACCTGGGGTGCCAGTGAACTGATGCACGTCACACGCGTGCATTTCCCCTCTTTCCCCTTCGGTCGCAACGACTAACCAGCGGCGCGTGGGACCCCCGGTATGCTCTCGCTGGAGGACGTGCTCGCGGCCCGAGAGCGGGTGGACGCGGTCGCCCGCCGGACGCCGCTGGAGTACTCCCACACCTTCTCGGAAATCACCGGCGCGTCGGTCCACCTGAAGCTGGAGACGTTCCAGCGGACCGGTTCGTTCAAGATCCGCGGCGCGACGAACCGCGTCGCGACGCTCTCGGCCGCCGAGACGGAGCGCGGCGTCGTCACCGCGTCGGCGGGCAACCACGCCCAGGGCGTCGCGCTGGCGGCCTCGCGGGCGGGCGTTCACTCGACCATCGTGATGCCGACGTACGCGCCCATCTCGAAGGTGGACGCGACGCGGCGCTACGGCGGCGACGTGGTGCTCCACGGCCTCGACTACAGCGAGGCGCAGGCCCGCGCCCGCGAGATCGAGGCCGCGGAGGACCGCACCTACGTCCACGCGTTCGACGACGAACTGGTCATGGCCGGACAGGGGACCATCGGCCTCGAGATCGCCGAACAGTGCCCGGAGGTGGACACCGTGGTCGTCCCCATCGGCGGCGGCGGGCTGATCGCCGGCGTCGCGACGGCGCTGAAGGGACGGCTCGACGACGTGCGCGTCGTCGGCGTGCAGGCGGAGGGCGCCTCCTCCGCCGCCGAGTCGCTCCGCAAGGGGAGCCCGCAGGAACTGGCGAGCGTGGACACCATCGCGGACGGCATCGCCGTCCGCTCGGTGGGCGAGCGGACGTTCCCCGTCATCCGCGAGCGCGTCGACGAGGTGGTGACCGTGAGCGACGAGGAGATCGCCGTGGCGGTGACGAAACTCCTCGAGCGCTCGAAGACGCTCGTCGAGGGCGCGGGCGCCGTCCCGCTGGCGGCGACGCTCGAACGGGCGTTCGACTACGAGCCGGACGAGACGGTCGTCCCGCTCCTCTCTGGCGGCAACATCGACATGAACACCATGACGACGGTGGTGATGCGCGGGCTCGTCGAGATGGGCCGATACCTGAAGATCAGGACCGAACTGAAGGACCGTCCCGGGTCGCTGGAGCGGCTGGTCGAGGTCGTCGCCGACGCGAACGCGAACATATTCGCGATCCGTCACGACCGCACCTCTCGGGACATCGCCGTCAACGCGGCGGAGGTCGAGGTCGACCTCGAGACCCACGGCCACGAACACGCGGCGGAGATCGTCGCCTCGCTGGAGGAGCACGGCTACGAGGTCGACGTGCTGGCGTAGATGCGGTAGCTGACGGTGAGGAACCGCCGCCCGAGGACCCACATCTCGTGTGATGCGCGGAGGTCGCCCTCCTCGTCCGGCCCCGCGGGTTCGACGGCGAACGACTGGTCCAGCGGGAGTTCGAACGGGCCGACCGGCGTCGAGAGGTAGAGCCCCGGATCGCCCGGGCCGTCCGTGTGGAGCCGGACGCCCGTTCCGCTGGCCGTCTCCCCGCGTTCGACCGTTCCACCCTCGCCGTCCGGGTCCAGGTGGTCGATCCGGAGCACCGTCGAGAGGTTCCCGCCCGGGAGCGGGACCGCGACGTTGACGAACCGCTCACCGTCCCGCTCGTGGCTCGCGTAGACGGCGACGAAGACTGCCGCGCCATCCTCGTCGGTTCGGACCCAGGCCCGCGCGCCCTCGCGGGGGTCGATACCGGGGCGAACCGCGGCGAATCGGCCGTGTAGTCGCCCGCCTGGCCCCGAACGGCCGGGGAGGTTCAACTGACCGATCGCGCTCGTGAGCGGCGAGACGAGCGCGGCGCCCGCCCGAAACGGCCCGTGCCACCGGACCGCGTACTCCATCTCGAACTCCGCGGTGCGCTCGTAGAACCCGCGAACGACCGGGGCCACCCGTTCGGAGTCGAACCCCGGGCGTTCGTAGGCGGTCAGGTCGTCCATCTCGCCGACGACGGGCTCCCGGTTCGAGCCGCCCGGTTCCCCGGCGGACCCGGTGTCGACCGCGATGCCGACCCGTTCGGGCCAGTCGGGACCGACCCGTCGGCCGGCCGAGAGCGGCGAGAGCGGGACCTCCCGGGCCCCACGCACCGCCCGGCGAACGACGACCCCGGCCAGGGCGACGAGGAGGACCGCCGGGAACGGGAGCGACGGGAGGACCCGTCGGAGTCGCATACCCGACCCAGGTCACGCCGATTTAAGGGCCGTGCGGTTCCACTGGGGGTATGAAGCGCGTGGTCTCCACCGACGAGGCGCCCGCGGCGGTCGGCGCGTACAGCCAGGCGACGACGAACGGCGACGTCATGTTCACCGCGGGGCAGATCCCGCTCACGACGGACGGCGAACTGCTGGACGACGCCCCCATCGCGGAGCAGACCGAGCAGGCGCTGGACAACGTCATCGCCATCGTCGAGGCCGAGGGCGCCGACGCCTCGGACGTGCTGAAGACGACGGTGTTCCTCGCGGACATCGACGACTTCGAGGAGATGAACGAGACGTACGCGACGTACTTCGAGGACGAACCGCCGGCGCGATCGGCGGTGCAGGCCGGCGCGCTCCCGAAGGGCGTCGGCGTGGAGATCGAGGCGGTCGTCGCGCTGGAGTGACGCCGCGCGGGAAGTCGGCGCTCCTCTGGGGCGCGATCGGCGCGCTGACGTTCCTCGTGCTCGCCCAGGGCGCGGTGCTGCTGTCGGTGCCGTTGCCGGTCGGCTTCCTCGGGCTCCTCGGGGTGGCGGCGGCGCTGGGCGGGCTCGTCGCG
Protein-coding regions in this window:
- a CDS encoding MATE family efflux transporter; its protein translation is MDGGRLVGVWRRVLSLAWPVMAEQTFRTAMRTTDVVVTAQFSPAAVVAIGLADLYARFPLRIGLGLGGGAIALSSQDTGASATANRDEDVTQAVLVGALAGLPFVLAGLFLGGPMIAVLGAAPESVRLGGQYLAIVFATAPARHVALIGARSLQGTGDTRTPMYVNVVANGLNISGSLALGLGFAPLGIPRLGIVGVGVATAAANVLTAVALVAAMVTDWSDASLVRPRDPVIARQLVRVSTPRIVEGFGATLAEFPFNGILLGFGTNVNAGFQIGRRMYQQVTGPLSRGYNVAASVVVGQALGDGDDEAARFYGYAVTALGLATVGVIGLGLVVAAPAFVDVFTDESGAVPYAVTFARVYGLSGAFLVSFSVLSGALQGASETRVPLVARLTGVFGFLLGFTYVAGVVLGHGATGAYWGVGLQYVWMALVVLVGFRYSGWAERAAGMMAERGSGRSTD
- a CDS encoding NADP-dependent oxidoreductase — encoded protein: MADNRRYHLAKRPEGTPDADTFDLREAERPEPGPGQALVRLLYLSVDPYMRGRMRAGESYAEPWDVGGPLYGGAVAEVVESNGAGFEPGETVVGNLPWAEYAAADGSELTPVDTGELPVSTALGVLGMPGRTAYFGVREVVEPRAGDVMVVSGAAGAVGSVAGQLGELQGADVVGVAGSDEKVDWLTGELGLTAGVNYESEDVGERLDELTDGVDAYYDNVGGPVTDAVFQRLNVDARVGICGQIALYNEEEVPTGPRKLGKLVETRARVEGFLVGDFAPRFGAATERLGELVAGGELQYRETVTEGLENAPDAFLGLFEGENVGKQVVEVADH
- a CDS encoding PaaI family thioesterase, with the translated sequence MNVVDLLNRMPYTDLLGVDVVEAAEGAAVAELPLREEHSSVPGRTVAHGGVTYALADTVGGAAVISLHRKPTPTVDMRMDYLAPATADLRAEAEVVRDGGSVATARVRIEDVEGTHVADARGTFKTGGGGDGGAWGSADPEDAV
- the npdG gene encoding NADPH-dependent F420 reductase, with the protein product MRIALLGGTGDVGEGLALRWGRDTDHELLVGSRDPEKARDAAESYAAAVADAGGEADLKGFANGMAADRADVVVLSVPPYHVADTVESVADVLDGEDVVVTPAAGMKRDDDGFHYHPPSAGSVTALVREAVPDPIPVVGAFHNLAAGRLADLDADLGVDTLVLGDDADAKGTVSRLAEEIDGLRALDAGGLANAAEVESVTPLLVNVATNNEGMHDLGVRFL
- a CDS encoding gamma-glutamylcyclotransferase family protein; amino-acid sequence: MDVFVYGTLTNPDRVRTVVDSFVFVGPAVLEGLRVVDGECPTLAPPADGGGSGSSDGGSNVDASNADASGGGMAGPDVAGRLLRTNEVDALDAYEGVEDGLYVRVSVPVVDETAGSRTTGHEAGASRSDGAAEGAGEAAVYVGDPDRLGAPAAWPGDGPLRERVERVLRERPVEVRIPPTG
- a CDS encoding transcription initiation factor IIB; this translates as MSNAKQFRQNRREHRADEHEVNADERESAGERESADERQVCPECGGTLASDERRGETVCRDCGLVVDTDEIDRGPEWRAFDAAEKDEKSRVGAPTTNMMHDKGLSTNIGWQDKDAYGNQLSGNQRRRMSRLRTWNERFRTSDHQERNLKQALGEIERMASALGLPESVRETASVIYRQALEKDMLPGRSIEGISTASLHAAARMANVPRSIDEVARVSRVDEETFERAYRYVVRELSLEIEPADPAEYLPRFASELGVSDEAERQARELLETAKEANVHSGKSPVGLAAAAIYAAGILTNEKLTQSEVSEVTDMSEVTIRNRYQELLAAREDAVGFGAGRATA
- the ilvA gene encoding threonine ammonia-lyase; the protein is MLSLEDVLAARERVDAVARRTPLEYSHTFSEITGASVHLKLETFQRTGSFKIRGATNRVATLSAAETERGVVTASAGNHAQGVALAASRAGVHSTIVMPTYAPISKVDATRRYGGDVVLHGLDYSEAQARAREIEAAEDRTYVHAFDDELVMAGQGTIGLEIAEQCPEVDTVVVPIGGGGLIAGVATALKGRLDDVRVVGVQAEGASSAAESLRKGSPQELASVDTIADGIAVRSVGERTFPVIRERVDEVVTVSDEEIAVAVTKLLERSKTLVEGAGAVPLAATLERAFDYEPDETVVPLLSGGNIDMNTMTTVVMRGLVEMGRYLKIRTELKDRPGSLERLVEVVADANANIFAIRHDRTSRDIAVNAAEVEVDLETHGHEHAAEIVASLEEHGYEVDVLA
- a CDS encoding arylamine N-acetyltransferase family protein, whose product is MSGDQDAPGGMDPDRYLERIGVDPDAVETPDLETLARLQRAHVTAVAFENLDVVGDPYGDREGSGVVLSVPDLYAKVVERGRGGFCFELNGLFHWLLAELGYDVDRVAARVTSDGDATPPANHHANVVQFDRRYVTDVGMGTPTMRRPLPLDGGSRADGAGVEWRVAESDRPDETYRTEYRTPGESEWSTRYVFSDVPRELSYFEATCDYLASAPESTFTGDPIVTVATDEGHLRLSRDTLTEIVGGDGRERTVTGEEWHEVLASKFGLRYDRA
- the ubaA gene encoding SAMP-activating enzyme E1 yields the protein MSGLALDSTQLDRYSRHIILDEVGPEGQSALLDGSVLVVGAGGLGSPAIQYLAAAGVGQLAIADDDVVERSNLQRQIVHADADVGRPKAESAAEYVRDLNPDVEVTTHETRVDPDNAVDLVADHDVVLDASDNFRTRYLLNDVARLADVPVAHGAIYKFEGQVTTLVPDGPCYRCLFPEAPEPGEVPDCATTGVLGVLPGTVGCLQATEAVKLLLRGEGLLVDGELLQGRLLFYDAMAMSFETVPYRRNPDCPVCGDDPIDTIEGVEYAGGCGIGGEA
- the citZ gene encoding citrate synthase translates to MSDELKRGLEGVVVAESGLSHIDGDAGKLVYRGYAIEDLAEHASYEETLYLLWHGELPTESELADFSGETSAERALSDDAMETVRRLAEADEEPMAALRTITSSFSAHDPDTDEDPTDHDANVRKGRRITAKMPTALAAYARIRNGDEPVVPREDLDHAANFLYMLNDEEPDDVFADVFDQALVLHADHGLNASTFSAMVTASTLADLHSAVTSAVGTLSGSLHGGANANVMRMLEEVDESDSDPVEWVERALEEGRRVAGFGHRVYEVKDPRANILGERSEELGEAAGDTRWYEMSVAIEEYMAEEKGIAPNVDFYSASTYYQMGIPVDIYTPIFAVSRVGGWIAHVLEQYEDNRLIRPRARYVGERDAEWVPIEER